The region CCCGCTCCTGCCTCTCTTCTCCATCATCCTCCTTATAGTCCTGGCGGCATTCATCCTCTGGTTCGAGTCCAGGTATGCGGACGGCTCATCGAACAGGTACATGTCGGCCTCGGCGGCAAGACACATGGTGATCGCGACCCTCTGGAGTTCGCCTCCGGACAGGGTCTTGGCATCCTTATCCATCAGGTGTTTGATCCCCAGCGGCTCGAGGACCTCCCCCTCGAAGAACCCGGAGTTCACAGTGTCGTAGGCTTTGGCAAAAAGAAGATCTCTGACCGTGCCCTCCGTCTCCGCCGAGATGTACTGAGGTTTATATGACACTTTCACGGCAGTGTCCAGGCTCCCTTTGTCCGGCTTGATTATGCCGGCAAGCATCTTCACAAAGGTGGTCTTCCCGGTGGCGTTCGGCCCCACGACGCCTACCGACTCCCCGATCTTCACCGCCCCTTTCCCTATCGTGAGACTGAACCCTCCGAGGTCCTTCTCCACGCTGTCGAACTCAACGAGGTCCGGGGTGTTCCACTCCGCTCTCGGCGGAGATGATACGAACTCTATGGGCCTGTCCCTGAACCTTATGTTCTCCTCCGGAAGGTAGCCGTCGAGATAGACGTTTATTGCGGTCCTGACCTGTCTCGCCAGCGTGAAGACGCCGTATGCGCCCTCGGAGCCGTAGACGACATTCACGTTATCCGCAAGGTAATCGAGTATCGCAAGGTCGTGCTCTATGACGACCACCTGCTTATCCGCGCTCAGACCTTTGATGATCCTTGCCATCTTCACTCTCTGGTAGATATCCAGATACGAGGTGGGCTCGTCGAAGAAGTATACGTCGGCGTCCCGCATCATGGTGGCGGCCATCGCCAGCCGCTGGAGCTCTCCTCCGGAGAGTTTCGTCAATTCCCGGTCGAGCACCTCTTTAAGGTCGAAGAGTTCCGCCGCCTCTTCCACGGACATCCTCTCCTGCACTCTGCCTAAAAGGTCCCTCACAACCCCGCTGACGCTCTGCGGCAGTTTGTCCACATATTGGGGTTTCATGGCGACCTTGATATTTCCTGAATACACGTTCTTAAGGTGATCGTACAGCTCGGTGCCGGCGAAATGTTCCAGCACCTCCTCTTTCGAGGGCGGATCGTCAAACCTTCCGAGGTTCGGGACCTCTGTTCCGGACAGCATCTTTATCGCCGTGGTCTTACCTATGCCGTTGGGTCCCAGTATGCCTGTTATCAGCCCCTTCTTAGGGATGGGAAGTCTGTAAAGGCGGAATGAATTCTCGCCGTACTGGTGGACCGTCTCTCCTTTGAGCTCATCGGCAAGGCCGATGATCTTTATCGCGTCGAACTGGCATTTGTTCACGCATATGCCGCACCCCTGGCACAGCACCTCGGAGATGATGGGTTTGCCCTTCTCGTTGAATGTGACGCATTCTGCCCCCGTCCTCACGAGGGGACAGAACTTCACACATTCTTTGTTGCACTTGCGGCTCTGACATCTGTCGTGCAGCACGGCGGCTATTCGCATGACCCGCCTATTTATGATGTCTGATTTAACCTTTAGGCCGAAAGAGGCGCCGCTGACGGCGTTCGCGCCCCCCGCGCCCAGCGGTCGCAAAGAATAATTCATAATGGCGGAGATGGATTCCATAGCATGGAAGCGTCTGTGACGAAAGGTGTCGAGGTCATGCTGGGCGACCCGAGGAAAGCTATAGCAGCTTTTTCGATACCCATCGCGATAGCGCTTCTGGCGCAGCAGGGCAACAATCTTGTCGACAGTTTTTGGGTCACGGGACTCGGAGCGGAGGCCATGGCCGCTTTGGGGCTGGTGTTCCCGGTGTATGCGGTGATCATCGGTATCGGCAACGGCCTCGGCATAGGCACATCCGCCGCGATAGCAAGGAACATCGGAATGGGCAGGATAAAGGACGCCAGCGGGATCGCAGTTCAGTCGCTGATCCTTTGCGTGATCGTGGCGATGATCGCGACGCCGATCCTTATCCTCACTGCCGAACCGGTGCTGATGGCGATAGGCGCCGGACCCACCATCGAAGCCTCGATGGACTTCGCGGTCCCGCTGTATCTCTCCACAGTACTGATACTGCTTAGCGGAGTGATGTCCGGGATATTGAGAGGCGAGGGGGCGGTCAGGAGGTC is a window of Candidatus Methanoplasma cognatum DNA encoding:
- a CDS encoding ribosome biogenesis/translation initiation ATPase RLI; this encodes MRIAAVLHDRCQSRKCNKECVKFCPLVRTGAECVTFNEKGKPIISEVLCQGCGICVNKCQFDAIKIIGLADELKGETVHQYGENSFRLYRLPIPKKGLITGILGPNGIGKTTAIKMLSGTEVPNLGRFDDPPSKEEVLEHFAGTELYDHLKNVYSGNIKVAMKPQYVDKLPQSVSGVVRDLLGRVQERMSVEEAAELFDLKEVLDRELTKLSGGELQRLAMAATMMRDADVYFFDEPTSYLDIYQRVKMARIIKGLSADKQVVVIEHDLAILDYLADNVNVVYGSEGAYGVFTLARQVRTAINVYLDGYLPEENIRFRDRPIEFVSSPPRAEWNTPDLVEFDSVEKDLGGFSLTIGKGAVKIGESVGVVGPNATGKTTFVKMLAGIIKPDKGSLDTAVKVSYKPQYISAETEGTVRDLLFAKAYDTVNSGFFEGEVLEPLGIKHLMDKDAKTLSGGELQRVAITMCLAAEADMYLFDEPSAYLDSNQRMNAARTIRRMMEKRGRSGMIVDHDIYFLDMVSDSMMVFGGEPGHRGTGEGPLDMRVGMNKFLSAVDITFRRDADTNRPRINKPDSRLDREQKTKGEYYYS